The DNA region aatattatttctttaaattcgaatatctattctattttattaagggTGAGGACATGATAGTAACCATCTAGGAAGCAcaccaattttttcttccaactttactcttatataatactaatattacacttttgtttttttttttaaattcaacacacttttttttatttttattattttaacaattcaaatatcaaattagtcccttcataatttgtcaaatttcattttagtccatcgataatgataaaaattctATACACATACATCAAGTGTCCAGaataactaataataataataatagtggCTAAGATTTGTTTTGAAATGAGACAACGTTTGGTGGGCCGTGAGGACAGATAACTATCCACATGGGGAGCACATTGCTCCCCGGCCCAATTAAAAATTCCACGTCATAAATTTGAccaacatcgatacatgaattattattatttttaatttataaatatataaactgGCCGGGTTTATCAGTAGCCATACCCCAAAACCATGTGGAATTTATTTTTTCTACCTTGCCATTTAATAAGTGGGGGACCTACGATTCCCATTTAGGAGCcaaactaaataattaaatttcgaGGTTATATTAATAATTACAGGGTGTCTGTTGTATAAATAAATCGAGTCGACTTAAAAAATATTCGATATTAAATTACTCGATTCAAACACAACCTAATATTTGATCGAGTTCGTGTAGGACATAATCAACTGAATTTCCCATGCCACATTTACTTTAAAATGTTACTGGGTTGTCTACAAAAATGTCGGCACATGGTGTCTTACTGTCTTAAATGAATCAgttgaaattttcaaaatgtTCTCTAAATGCAGAAGcacaaaattgatttttgtgagACTGTTGAGCAGGGCGGGCAGAGaaatcatatgttgaatttaatttaataaaaaaatactcaTTTATTGATAaagtagaattttttttttcaaacagaAACTAATCTACAAATCATGAGAAGATACATTCATCAACCAATGTGGATAATTATCTTCACCCCAAGTAAACGGTAAAGATATGATAGAGCAAAATACTTTAAATAAAGAGCGACTTTGTTTGAACTTCTACAAACATTACGAATTTTTATAAAACAAACAGAATGAACAAGTTCTCAAATGTTCAAGATACGAGAACTATCATGGTTAATATCAAGATAAGAAAGAACCCAATTTACCTTAAGCAACTGGTTGATTCTCATAAGATTATGTTTCCAGGTGCAAATATCCTTCCAAACGGCCCAGGATTGCATAACAAACaactcaaaatcatgttttgagAAAAGTAGAAGATATtctttcttgaagtttttggactttaaaataattatcaaaggttattttattttaaagggtacgTCATAATTCTTGCTCAAAATATATTTGCAAAGCCGATTTAATGAATTTGGTCAATAAATTGACTtgatacttttttaaaaaaaaaaaacagaaaatacttatttcttgaaattttcatcataatttttttactgAGAGATTGTTAAATTTGTGATATCGGTATCAGATAAGTTACAAGTCAGGACCAATTCACATCATAATTGAGTGACATTATTTTCTGAATCCTCCGGATTTAGCACAAACTTGGTCGATGTATATAtaaatggcaaaaacttgtatgagacggtctcacaggtcgtattttgtgagacggatctcttatttgggtcatccatgaaaaagtattactttttatcctaagaacattatttttttttttttgaatatcggtagggttgacccgtcttacagataaagattcgtgagaccgtttcacaagagacctattctatataaatatatacaaaCTAAAAGCATCTTAggtaaaatcattgttcatagATCTTATATTTGGTATTTGAGTTAAGATGATGTGTTTCATTGTGATAAATTATAAATGTATGCAAGAGACGATGTAAACATGTCATTTCGATtagttcaaaatttaaaatatttgaattaaatcgTTATCAAATATTATATCTTTTCATAAAAGGGAATGGAATGGAGAATTTAATTGATAAACTCGATTCATTATATTTGTAAGTACTGCATCATATCCACATGGAAAGATGCATGATTTCAAATCATACAGAGAAAGTAGGGCCAAATTGCCCATCATTAAATTCTTCCAACCTATATATAAATCATCGCAACCAACTCTAACCAAACAAGACACAGGCTTCCTCATTTTACAAATTTCCCCCCATTTTCACCAAACATGAAAATCCCACTTTTCTCTGTTATATTACTTCCTTTATTCTTGAATGCAGCTTCCATATTATCTTCACCAGTTCAAGATCCTGAACTAGTAGTCCAAGAAGTCAATGAGTATGGACTCGAAACACATTCTTGAATTCTCGAGTTTAGTTAAACATGATGATTTAATATTTAttgtttttccaaattttcttgGTCGATAACATGCATTCAGTGTAACAAAGTGTCTCTATGTTTTTTTGCAGGAAAATCAACGTATCAAGAAGGAACTTGGGATTTCTCTCATGCAGCACGGGTAACCCGATGGACGATTGCTGGCGTTGCGATCCTGACTGGGAAAAGAACCGCCAGAGACTCGCGGACTGCACCATTGGGTTCGGAAAACACGCAATCGGTGGCAGAGATGGCAAGATTTACGTAGTCACGGACTCGGGGGATGATGCAGTGAATCCAAAGCCAGGAACTTTACGTTATGGTGTCATCCAAAACGAGCCATTGTGGATCATTTTCACCCGTGACATGGTGATCAAACTCAAACAAGAACTCATGTTAAACTCATTCAAAACCATTGATGGGAGAGGAGCAAGTGTACACATAGCTGGAGGACCGTGCATCACCATACAATTTGTAACAAATATCATCATCCATGGAATAAATATACATGATTGCAAGCAAGGGGGGAATGCGTATGTGAGGGATTCACCCGAGCATTATGGATATAGGACAGTGTCCGACGGAGATGGGGTGTCGATATTCGGGGGGAGCCATGTTTGGGTCGACCATTGTACGTTGTCTAATTGTCGCGATGGCCTGATCGATGCCATTCACGGCTCCACGGCTATCACGTTGTCGAATAATTACTTGACTCATCATGACAAGGTCATGCTTTTGGGGCATAGCGATAGTTATACACAAGATAAGAACATGCAAGTAACCATTGCCTTCAACCATTTCGGAGAAGGGCTCGTGCAGAGGATGCCAAGGTATTACAGGGCGATGAGACTTATGTTTCTTAAAAACTCATAGGCTGTCAAAAATTTGGGTTCGGGCCTAAAGTTTAGGATTTTGTTGCCACGTTTTGCAGATGCAGGCATGGGTATTTTCATGTGGTGAATAATGACTACACACATTGGGAAATGTATGCAATTGGTGGCAGTGCAGATCCTACAATAAACAGCCAAGGCAATAGATTTCTTGCACCAGACAGGGTGGAAAATAAAGAGGTGACAATTTAAAAAAGTCGCCCCTTTGCATAAATTCCTAAATCGGCACAACTTAAAAACGGCTTTAAATTTGCTTTTTCAGGTGACCAAGCATGAGGATGCACCCGAAAGCAAATGGAAGCACTGGAATTGGAGATCAGAAGGAGACCTTATGCTAAATGGGGCATTCTTCACTCCATCTGGTGCCGGTGCCTCGTCTAATTACGCCAAGGCATCTAGCTTGAGTGCGAGACCATCGTCCCTGGTGAGCTCCATGACCGACGGAGCCGGTGCACTCAGTTGCAAGAAAGGTAAACGGTGCTAGCCAGCTTCAGGCTGTGTCCTCGAGAAAGCCCATTAAAACAAATGGGGTTTCAGAATGTGGCCTATTAATTGAATTTTATAGATGCATCAGTTTCGGTTACTTAACTAGCAATTGTAACAACCTCAGCCTGTCCCTTTCAAAATGACAAACATTTAAGAAAGTATAAATGTAAGTCAAAAGTGTAAACAAGGACTGGTGAGTTGATCATGGAACTTtatcaatgaaatattttaatatgaGAAATCAAGTTCTTAGAGTTCGGCTTCCGATTCAATATTTTGCAATATGAACTTAACTCTCCAACATGTGGGAACACATCCCATGTTCAGGAATGAACAACTAGAACGTGGAGACATTAACGGGTGGCTCAACTATGACAGACCAACATATAACGGTGGGTcagagctctgataccatattaaGATTTGGACTTATACATAACTCAACCTCAAAAACTAGCTCAAgagggaggattgtccaagtaAATATTTAGTGTTAGCTACTACACCATGTCTATCAGACCTGAGACGACTACAATTG from Primulina tabacum isolate GXHZ01 chromosome 14, ASM2559414v2, whole genome shotgun sequence includes:
- the LOC142525224 gene encoding putative pectate lyase 5, with the translated sequence MKIPLFSVILLPLFLNAASILSSPVQDPELVVQEVNEKINVSRRNLGFLSCSTGNPMDDCWRCDPDWEKNRQRLADCTIGFGKHAIGGRDGKIYVVTDSGDDAVNPKPGTLRYGVIQNEPLWIIFTRDMVIKLKQELMLNSFKTIDGRGASVHIAGGPCITIQFVTNIIIHGINIHDCKQGGNAYVRDSPEHYGYRTVSDGDGVSIFGGSHVWVDHCTLSNCRDGLIDAIHGSTAITLSNNYLTHHDKVMLLGHSDSYTQDKNMQVTIAFNHFGEGLVQRMPRCRHGYFHVVNNDYTHWEMYAIGGSADPTINSQGNRFLAPDRVENKEVTKHEDAPESKWKHWNWRSEGDLMLNGAFFTPSGAGASSNYAKASSLSARPSSLVSSMTDGAGALSCKKGKRC